GTAGCTGAGCACCCCCAGGGTGGTTTCGAGGCTTCGCTCCCTTATTTCAACTACTTCCCAACCCTCCCGTTCGGCCGAGTAAAGTATGAGCCGATCAAGGTGTTCTAAAAATGCAGTCAGCATCTGAATCAAGTAGTCTCTGGCAATGGTAAATAGTTCTTTTTCTAAAGTATTGAAATTTGTCTTTCCGGCAAGTACACTGTTAAGTAAAGTACTCACTCTTTTCTCTTGCAGCCAGGAACTTTCTTTCAGATAGTCTTGGGCTGCTTGGATTTGGGGTGATGTATTCACTAGAAGAAACCTCCTTTGTCGGTTTGGCTTACTTGCATTGGAGGTTTTCTTCTTTTCTCCGTGGAAAAACTCCTTGTCTTTTCGCCTGGAGATTACTGGTGATCACCCACAGTTATTTTACAGCTACGCCGGTCTCTAGTGCCGGTGAAATCTTCAAAGTCAGCCAATCCGGGCCATACCGCCCATATAGGGCCGTAGCGCCTCAGGGATGATAACCGTCCCGTCTGCCTCCTGGTAATTTTCCAAAATGGCTGCAACCGTACGGCCGACTGCCAGTCCGGAGCCGTTTAAAGTATGCGCCAGTTCAGCCTTGCCTTTGGCATTCCGGAAACGGATGCCGGCACGGCGGGCCTGGAAGTCCTCAAAATTACTGCAGGAGGAAATTTCCTTGTACGCCTGGTAGCTGGGCAGCCAGACCTCGATATCGTAGGTTTTCGCAGATGAGAAGCCCATATCTCCGGTGCATAACAATATAACCCGGTAAGGAAGGCCCAGGAGCTGTAAAACTTTCTCGGCGTTTTGAGTAAGTTTTTCCAGTTCGTTGTAGGAGTCTTCCGGCCTGCAGAACTTCACCAATTCAACCTTGTTGAACTGGTGCAGGCGGATCAATCCGCGGGTATCACGGCCGGCGGCCCCTGCCTCCGCCCGGAAACAAGCGCTGTAAGCGCAGTGCAAGATGGGCAGCTTCTCCCCGTCCAGGATCTCATTGCGGTACAGGTTGGTAACCGGCACCTCAGCGGTCGGTATGAGGTAGTAGTCGGAGCCTTCGATTTTGAACATATCCTCGGCAAACTTGGGCAGTTGTCCCGTTCCCACCATACTGTCACGGTTGACTATAAATGGCGGAAATATTTCTTCGTAATGGTGTTCGGTGGTATGCAGGTCCAGCATAAAGTTGAACACTGCCCGCTCCAGCCTGGCTCCCAATCCCTTATAAAAGACAAACCGGGCGCCGGTGACCTTGCTTCCCCGCTCAAAATCGATGATATCCAGAGCTTCACCCAAATCCCAGTGCGGTTTGGGCTGAAACCCAAAACTGCGGGGCTCGCCCCAGGTACGCATAACCGGGTTGTCAGCCTCACTGACCCCGGTGGGAACCGACTCATGAGGTATATTGGGAATATCCAAAAGGATGTTTTGCAGCCTTCCTTCCAAGGCTTTAACCTCTTCATCCTTCTCCTTAATCTCTCTGGAAAGCTCCCGCATTTCCAGGACCATATCCGGCGCGTTTTGGCCCGCTTTTTTTAGCTTCCCAATTTCCTCTGAGACGGTGTTGCGCCGGTTTTTCATTTGCTCAACCATAAAAAGCTTCTCGCGGCGTTGCTCATCAAGTTTCAAAAACTCATCAAGGGTTACCGCGGAGCCACGCCTGACCAGTGCCTCCTGCACAATTTGCGGGTTATTGCGGACAAATCTCATGTCAAGCATTAGGATTACCCCCATTGAAAGTTAACAAAATATGCCTATTCAATATCACCATATTATACTATAACGGTTGTCTTTTGTAAAACCAACGGGTCTTGGCTTTGAAGGAGGCGCCGGTATCGTAATTCTGGCAATCATCCTCGACCGTCTCACCCGTGCCCTTGTCAAGGGCAGGGATCAAATCAACAGCGGTACCCTCTCCCGGTAAACCCTTAACTTAATAATTTGAGGCGCCCTCTTTGGGGGCGCCTCAAATTATTACTGCCGGAATTTTAGATGCTAACGTTTCTAACACTCAGCACTCCATCGATTTTGGCGATTTCAGGCATTGTTTCTTCAGGAACCGGCGCATCCACATTCAGAAGCATCACTGCTTTACCGCCGATTATTTTCCGGCCAACCTGCATTCCGGAAATATTGATATCGTGAGCGCCAATCAGGTTGCACACCGGACCGATAATCCTCGGCTTGTCGATGTGGGGAACATAGAGCATGTGGCCTTCCGGTATGGCATCGACATGATAACCGTCTATTGAGACAATACGGGGGTCGACCTTGCCGAAATTGGTCCCCGCCACTGAAATTTCTTCCCTGTCGGAAACAGCTTTAACCGTAATCAGGTTGGCGTAGTCGCCTTCCCCCGAGGCTTGCTGCTGGACAACGTTAATACCCCGGTTCCTGGCCAGGGTGGGAGCATTGACAAAGTTCACCTTCACCTGGAGAATCGTGTCCAGGAAGCCCTTTATTAAAGTAGTCGTTATAGGGGCCACTTCCTGGTTGGCCAAGTCACCGCTGTAGGTCACCTCAACCTTGTTGACGCGCCCGTCAATCAACTGGGCGCAAAACCTCCCCATTTTCTCGGCCAGGTTGAGATAGGGTTTGACCGTAGCCATCACCTTGGGGCTCATGGACGGGATATTTACAGCATTTTTAACAAACTCTCCGTGCAACGCCGCAATGAGCTCTAGAGATACATCACAGGCCACGCATAGTTGGGCCTCCGAAGTGGAAGCGCCCAGGTGCGGCGTGGCAATGAAGTTGTTGAACGCAAAAAGCGGGCTATCGGTATTTGGTTCCTTCTCAAACACATCAAGCGCGGCGCCAGCCACTTTCCCTGTTTGCATGGCTTCATAAAGCGCCTCCTCATCAACTACGCCGCCCCTGGCACAGTTGATAACACGCACACCCGGCTTCATCAGGCTAAAGGCCTTTTCCCCTAAAATGTATTTAGAATCTTTGGTTAAGGGAATGTGGCAGGTTATGAAATCTGCCATCTTTAGGATTTCGTCCAGTGGCAGCAGCTGGGCGCCGAGCATTTGAGCCTTTTCTTCAGTAAGATATGGATCATAGGCTACAACTTTCATTTCCAGACCCTGGGCCCGCTTGGCCACAGCTGCCCCGATCCGGCCCAGGCCGATTATGCCCAGCACCTTATCCCGCAGTTCAACTCCCATGAAAGATTTTTTATCCCACTTGCCGGAACGAAGGGTATTGCTGGCCTGGGGAATGTTGCGCGCCAGAGACATCATCATCGCTATGGTATGCTCCGCCGCGGCAATGGTGTTGCCGTCAGGGGCGTTGACCACCAATACACCCTTGTCGGTGGCTGCCGCCACATCAATATTGTCCACTCCTACACCGGCCCGGCCGACCACCTTAAGTTTAGAAGCTTGCTCCAAAACCCGGGCAGTCACCTTGGTGGCGCTCCTGACAATCATCCCGTCATAATCTGCGATGATATCGACCAGTTCGTCCTCGGTGAGCTTGCTGCGGACATCCACTTCAATATCGGATTCCGCTCTCAGCGCGGCTAAACCTTCTTCTTCAACCCCGTCAAGCACCAGTACCTTCATTGCTATACCCTCCCTAAAAATACTTCCTGCGCAGCCGCTATCCCCGCTCCAAGCTGTACGGGATAACCAGCCTCGGCCAGCGCCATTTCCAGTGCGCTTACGGCAATTATCACGTCCATTTTATCTGCAAAGCCCATGTGGGCGATGCGTATGATTTTCCCTTTTACCTCGCCCTGTCCGCCGGCAAAAATTACCCCATATTTATTTTTAATAATTTTTCTGAGGTCGTCGGCGGCAATTCCCTCCGGCCCCCATACCGCGGTCAAGGCATTGGAGGCGTAGCGTTCTTCCGCCAGGAGCCGTAAGCCCAGGGCCTTGACGGCGGCGCGAGTGGCACGGGCCAGCAGGGCATGGCGCGTATAGACATTGTCCAGCCCTTCCGCTTCCATCATTTCCAGTGCCGCTTCCAGCCCATAGAACAGGGTCACATTGGGGGTGTAAGCGGTATTCCACTTATCCAGGACTTTTTTGAAGGCCGGGATACTGAAGTAAAACCTGGGAGCTTTATTGTTGTTAACCACACCCCAGGCCTTGTCGCTGACGCTGACCATGGCCAGTCCCGGCGGCAGCATGAATGCCTTTTGAGATGCCGTGCAAAGCATGTCAATGCCCCACTCGTCCACCTTGATCTCGATTGCTCCAACCCCGCTGACTCCGTCCACCAGGAGTAATGCAGGTGTCCTGGCTACCAGGGCGCCGATGCCGGCGATATCGTTGCATACACCAGTGGAGGTCTCGTTCTGGGTCGCCAGCACCACTTTAACATCAGGATTCTGACGCAGCTTTTCTTCGACCACCGAGAGGTCCACATCTTTGCCGTAACCAAAATTAACCTCTATAAGCTCGGCGCCATAAGCCCTGGCAATATTGGCAAAGCGTTCCCCGAAATTACCGGTGATCAAGGCCAGGACCTTGTCTCTGGCGCTTACTGTATTGGCGATGGCTGTTTCCAGCGCGCCTGTCCCGGAATTGGTTATTACAAAGATATCATTTTGGGTCTGAAAAACCCTTTTCAGCTTTTCAACAATCCGCTTGTGCATCCGGGCAAATTCATCGGTACGGTGCCCGCCTACCGGCCTGGACATGGCGGCATACACGGACGGGGGAACAGGCGTAGGACCCGGCATCATCAGGTATTGTTTGTCTTGCACTTGTAAAAAACTCTCCCTTCTTAACCAAAACAAAATTTTACAGTATGCATTGCGCTCATAAAATAATGAACCTCTCGTCCCCTTAAATTAATAGGGACGAGAGGTTTCTCCCGCGGTGCCACCCTTTTTGACCGGAATCCTCCGGTCCTCTTGAGCATGTTCTAACGGGAACTACCGTGCCTGCCTACTTCTGCTTTCAGCAAGCCCCCTCCAGGGAGCCAATTTCATCTGCGCCGCTCCTGCCGGTTTACAGCCACCACCGGCTCTCTGAGAGGATTTACGACGGATTACTCTACCCTTTCACCGGGTTTATAGTGGGAACAATCCCCTATAATTAAATAAACTTGTTTAAAATATTACTACACATGACAGCAATATGCAATAGGGATACAAAATAACAATATATTCTCAATATTTACATACATGATAATACCTTATGCTAAATGCAATTTTCCAGAAAATAACGGTGCACCCGCAAGTCGCCGGTCAATTCCGGGTGAAAAGCAGCGGCCAGGAACCTTCCCTGGCGGGCAAAAATAATTTTCCCCCCGAAGCTGGTTAGCGCTTCAACGCTTTTTTCGACGCTCAGAATATAAGGGGCCCGGATAAAGACCGCCCGGAAAGGTTCCTCTCCTAAAACCGGGATGTCAAGCTCTGCTTCAAAGCTGTCCACCTGCCGGCCGAAAGCGTTGCGCTCCACGGTAATATCCATCAGACCCAGGCGGGGCTGGGTTGAGCCTGCTATCCCTTTAGCCAGAAGGATCATTCCGGCGCAGGTGCCGAATACCGGCATCCCCTGCTCCCCTAATTCTTTGATCGGTTCAAGAAGGTTAAATTCTATCAGCAGCTTGCCCATGGTGGTACTCTCCCCACCGGGGATTACCAGAGCCGAGATTTTGGCAAGCTGTTCCGGCTTCTTGATCTGCTCCGTTTCTACACCACACGCGGCAAGCGCCTTCTGGTGCTCCCTGAAGGCCCCCTGGAGGGCCAGAACCCCTACCCTCATTTTACAACTTCCTTTCCAGAATAAAGGCCCTTTATCTCACCTTAAATATTCTTATATACTAACGACAGAGTGTCTCAGAAGCGCCTCCATATTTATATCATTATTTCCATTTAGAAAATCATGCCCCATCACATACGACATTTCTTGGGTATAGCTTTGTATGCGGGACTCTCATATTCAAAGACTCCAATCTGACCTCTGGCAGCCGACGACTGACGACCGAATTACCAGCCGCGGTCCTGCATCCGTTCAGCAGGGGCAATATTTGCGATCTCCAGCCCGGGCATGGCCTCACCGAGGTCCCTGGAAACCTCCGCCAGGATCTGCG
This region of Pelotomaculum schinkii genomic DNA includes:
- the serS gene encoding serine--tRNA ligase → MLDMRFVRNNPQIVQEALVRRGSAVTLDEFLKLDEQRREKLFMVEQMKNRRNTVSEEIGKLKKAGQNAPDMVLEMRELSREIKEKDEEVKALEGRLQNILLDIPNIPHESVPTGVSEADNPVMRTWGEPRSFGFQPKPHWDLGEALDIIDFERGSKVTGARFVFYKGLGARLERAVFNFMLDLHTTEHHYEEIFPPFIVNRDSMVGTGQLPKFAEDMFKIEGSDYYLIPTAEVPVTNLYRNEILDGEKLPILHCAYSACFRAEAGAAGRDTRGLIRLHQFNKVELVKFCRPEDSYNELEKLTQNAEKVLQLLGLPYRVILLCTGDMGFSSAKTYDIEVWLPSYQAYKEISSCSNFEDFQARRAGIRFRNAKGKAELAHTLNGSGLAVGRTVAAILENYQEADGTVIIPEALRPYMGGMARIG
- the serA gene encoding phosphoglycerate dehydrogenase, which translates into the protein MKVLVLDGVEEEGLAALRAESDIEVDVRSKLTEDELVDIIADYDGMIVRSATKVTARVLEQASKLKVVGRAGVGVDNIDVAAATDKGVLVVNAPDGNTIAAAEHTIAMMMSLARNIPQASNTLRSGKWDKKSFMGVELRDKVLGIIGLGRIGAAVAKRAQGLEMKVVAYDPYLTEEKAQMLGAQLLPLDEILKMADFITCHIPLTKDSKYILGEKAFSLMKPGVRVINCARGGVVDEEALYEAMQTGKVAGAALDVFEKEPNTDSPLFAFNNFIATPHLGASTSEAQLCVACDVSLELIAALHGEFVKNAVNIPSMSPKVMATVKPYLNLAEKMGRFCAQLIDGRVNKVEVTYSGDLANQEVAPITTTLIKGFLDTILQVKVNFVNAPTLARNRGINVVQQQASGEGDYANLITVKAVSDREEISVAGTNFGKVDPRIVSIDGYHVDAIPEGHMLYVPHIDKPRIIGPVCNLIGAHDINISGMQVGRKIIGGKAVMLLNVDAPVPEETMPEIAKIDGVLSVRNVSI
- a CDS encoding pyridoxal-phosphate-dependent aminotransferase family protein; translated protein: MQDKQYLMMPGPTPVPPSVYAAMSRPVGGHRTDEFARMHKRIVEKLKRVFQTQNDIFVITNSGTGALETAIANTVSARDKVLALITGNFGERFANIARAYGAELIEVNFGYGKDVDLSVVEEKLRQNPDVKVVLATQNETSTGVCNDIAGIGALVARTPALLLVDGVSGVGAIEIKVDEWGIDMLCTASQKAFMLPPGLAMVSVSDKAWGVVNNNKAPRFYFSIPAFKKVLDKWNTAYTPNVTLFYGLEAALEMMEAEGLDNVYTRHALLARATRAAVKALGLRLLAEERYASNALTAVWGPEGIAADDLRKIIKNKYGVIFAGGQGEVKGKIIRIAHMGFADKMDVIIAVSALEMALAEAGYPVQLGAGIAAAQEVFLGRV
- the pdxT gene encoding pyridoxal 5'-phosphate synthase glutaminase subunit PdxT, which gives rise to MRVGVLALQGAFREHQKALAACGVETEQIKKPEQLAKISALVIPGGESTTMGKLLIEFNLLEPIKELGEQGMPVFGTCAGMILLAKGIAGSTQPRLGLMDITVERNAFGRQVDSFEAELDIPVLGEEPFRAVFIRAPYILSVEKSVEALTSFGGKIIFARQGRFLAAAFHPELTGDLRVHRYFLENCI